One region of Armigeres subalbatus isolate Guangzhou_Male chromosome 3, GZ_Asu_2, whole genome shotgun sequence genomic DNA includes:
- the LOC134222650 gene encoding secreted protein C-like yields the protein MPLEDQPEVPLEDQPEVSLEVMEDQPEVPLEDQPEVYLEDQPQSGSSSGSSSGSSSGSSSGSSSGSSSGSSSGSSSGSSSGSSSGSSSGSSFGSSSGSSSGSSSGSSSGSSSGSSSGSSSGSSSGSSSGSSSGSSSGSSSGSSSGSSSGSSSGSSSGSSSGSSSGSSSGSSSGSSSGSSSGSSSGSSSGSSSGSSSGSSSGSSCGSSSGSSSGSSSGSSSGSSSGSSSGSSSGSSSGSSSGSSSGSSSGSSSGSSSGSSSGSSSGSSSGSSSGSSSGSSSGSSSGSSSGSSSGSSSGSSYGSSSGSSSGSSSGSSSGSSSGSSSGSSSGSSS from the exons ATGCCTTTGGAAGATCAACCGGAAGTGCCTTTGGAAGATCAACCGGAAGTGTCTTTGGAAGTAATGGAAGATCAACCGGAAGTGCCTTTGGAAGATCAACCGGAAGTGTATTTGGAAGATCAACCGCAA tctggaagttcctccggaagttcttctggaagttcttctggaagttcctccggaagttcatctggaagttcctctggaagttcctctggaagttcctctggaagttcctctggaagttcctctggaagttcctctggaagttcctttggaagttcctctggaagttcctctggaagttcctctggaagttcctctggaagttcctctggaagttcctctggaagttcctccggaagttcctctggaagttcctccggaagttcctccggaagttcctctggaagttcctctggaagttcctctggaagttcctctggaagttcctctggaagttcctctggaagttcctctggaagttcctctggaagttcctctggaagttcctctggaagttcctccggaagttcctctggaagttcctccggaagttcctctggaagttcctccggaagttcctctggaagttcctccggaagttcctgtggaagttcctccggaagttcttctggaagttcatctggaagttcctctggaagttcctctggaagttcctctggaagttcctctggaagttcctctggaagttcctctggaagttcctctggaagttcctctggaagttcctctggaagttcctctggaagttcctccggaagttcctctggaagttcctctggaagttcctctggaagttcctctggaagttcctccggaagttcctctggaagttcctctggaagttcctccggaagttcctccggaagttcctatggaagttcctccggaagttcctctggaagttcctctggaagttcctccggaagttcctccggaagttcctccggaagttcctccggaagttcctcc
- the LOC134225283 gene encoding facilitated trehalose transporter Tret1-like: MATKPELSKTMGAVKQTLLSLSVSLSYFCIGLVRGYSAPAVPSMNDINPGLLPSKNIASWVSSIPPFGALFGSLVAFPLMHKIGRKYTVMLTSPVWVAAWVLIATADDWKVLLVARMLSGFGAGLTLPSAQIYVSECSDPRIRGVIGSLPSLSMSVGILITYVFGKYVEWRTLAWICCGVAVFLFVAVISFPQSPVWLKTKKRYEKAHNSAKWLHLQGFTFDPRAHDIQKAVGNGTSLEKKEKPFSKEALLRREVLLPLAIGLALLSIQQLSGIDAVIFFTVEIFRSAGSSLDGHLATIIVGAVQVLSNLSALFVVDRAGRKPLLITSGVIMSIAMASMGAAFHLNSIGNTNFGYLPVASLIVFMIGFSIGFGCIPFLLMGELFPTAQRSLLSSLAGSFNLAVMFVVIKTYHPLEDAISTSGTFWMYSILCAVGVIFVITIVPETKGRDLETIHKLFEKRSSLTSKSENVETGVKHGHDNAAMSSEDDITPCSDGKKGDTRF; this comes from the exons ACATTGCTCTCATTGTCCGTTTCGCTGTCCTACTTTTGCATCGGCCTCGTTCGAGGTTACTCCGCCCCCGCGGTACCGTCCATGAATGACATCAACCCCGGGCTGCTGCCGAGCAAAAACATCGCCTCGTGGGTCAGCTCCATTCCACCCTTCGGGGCACTTTTCGGCAGCTTGGTGGCGTTCCCGTTGATGCACAAAATAGGCCGCAAGTACACCGTGATGCTGACGTCGCCGGTTTGGGTCGCGGCGTGGGTGCTGATAGCAACGGCTGACGACTGGAAGGTGCTGCTGGTTGCCCGAATGCTGTCAGGATTCGGTGCTGGGCTGACCCTTCCCTCGGCGCAAATCTACGTGAGCGAGTGTAGCGACCCCCGGATTCGGGGAGTTATTGGATCATTGCCTTCGCTTTCGATGTCTGTCGGAATATTGATAACATACGTGTTCGGCAAGTACGTCGAATGGCGAACACTGGCTTGGATCTGTTGCGGAGTGGCAG TGTTTCTTTTCGTGGCGGTAATAAGCTTTCCGCAGTCTCCAGTATGGTTGAAAACGAAGAAGCGATACGAAAAAGCTCATAATTCTGCCAAGTGGCTGCATCTACAAGGTTTCACCTTCGACCCGCGAGCTCATGACATCCAAAAGGCAGTGGGCAACGGTACTTCATTGGAGAA aaaagaAAAACCCTTCTCCAAGGAAGCTCTCTTACGACGTGAAGTCCTGCTTCCCTTGGCCATCGGATTGGCATTGCTCTCGATTCAGCAGCTTAGTGGTATCGACGCAGTAATCTTCTTCACGGTGGAGATCTTTCGATCGGCAGGAAGCTCACTGGATGGCCATTTGGCAACAATCATCGTTGGAGCAGTGCAGGTTCTCAGTAATTTATCGGCGCTTTTTGTGGTGGACCGAGCTGGGCGGAAGCCACTGTTGATCACATCCGGTGTGATCATGTCGATCGCCATGGCATCGATGGGCGCAGCTTTTCATCTCAATTCGATCGGCAATACTAATTTCGG ATACCTCCCAGTGGCAAGTCTCATAGTATTTATGATCGGATTCTCCATTGGATTCGGCTGCATTCCATTCCTCTTGATGGGTGAATTATTTCCAACAGCACAAAGAAGCTTGTTGAGTTCCCTGGCTGGCTCATTCAATCTGGCAGTGATGTTCGTTGTCATCAAAACATACCATCCTCTGGAAGAT GCCATATCGACATCCGGGACTTTCTGGATGTACAGTATCCTGTGCGCCGTTGGGGTGATATTTGTGATAACTATCGTTCCCGAAACGAAAGGACGAGATCTGGAAACCATACACAAGTTGTTTGAGAAGCGGAGTTCGCTGACATCGAAGAGTGAGAACGTGGAAACCGGCGTGAAGCATGGTCATGACAATGCCGCCATGAGTAGTGAAGATGACATAACTCCATGCAGTGACGGCAAAAAAGGAGACACTAggttttaa